AGGACGCCATCTTGGTGGATACCTGATTCATGAGCGAACGCATTTTGACCTACAACAGCTTTATTTCTCGGTACAGCCATCCCTGTTAAGTTACTTACAAGATCACTCGTTCGTTTTATTTCTTTTAAAACTAAGTTGGTAGTGTAAGGGTAGAAATCTTTACGAATCGCTAACGCTACTGCTAATTCTTCCAAAGCGGCATTCCCTGCGCGCTCCCCAATTCCGTTAATAGTGCCTTCCACTTGAGTAGCGCCATTTTCAATCGCGGCTATCGTATTTGCTACAGCCATCCCAAGATCATCATGACAATGAGCTGAAAGGGTGACATTGTCGATATTTCGGACATTTTCTTTAATATATTTAAACATCTTTCCGTATTCAGCAGGTGTCGTATAGCCTACAGTGTCTGGCAAATTAATGACAGAGGCACCGGCTGCAATAACTTTTTCAATAATTTTAACGAGAAAATCCAAGTCTGATCGAGAAGCATCTTCTGCAGACCATTCAACTTTCGGAAAATTCTGACGAGAATATTTAACCATGTCCTCAGCAAGTTGGATCACTTGCTCAGGTGTCTTTTTCAATTTGTAAGTCATATGAATAGGGGAGGTGGCAAGGAACACATGTAACCTTGGATCTGCCCCTTCTTTGAGCGCTTCCCACGCTGTATCAATATCTGATTTTTTAGCTCTCGCTAATCCGGTAACAGAGACGTTTTTAATTTGACGGGCTATTTGTCGAACCCCTTCAAAATCCCCTTGGGAGGAAGCAGGAAACCCTGCTTCCATCACATCGATGCCTAATCGTTCTAGCTGTTTAGCTATTTCTAACTTCTCTAGCTGATTGAGGTTGACACCGGGAGATTGTTCACCGTCTCGAAGGGTTGTGTCAAAAATGTTAACGTGAGCCATTGGAGACCACATCCTTTTTCTTGTTGGCTTTCTCCTTTACAAAAGGCATTAGTTCGCGAAGTTCACGTCCGACCTTTTCAATTTGATGTTCGTTTTCTCTCGCATTAATAGCGTTAAATTGTGGGCGGTTAGCTTGATTTTCAAGGATCCATTCTTTAGCGAATTTACCAGATTGGATATCAGTCAAGACGTCTTTCATGCGGGCTTTCGTTTCTTCATTGACCACACGTGGTCCTGAAACGAAATCTCCCCATTGTGCTGTATCTGAAATTGAATAACGCATGCCTTCAAGACCCCCTTCATATAGTAGGTCCACAATTAATTTTAGCTCGTGTAAGCACTCGAAGTAGGCAACCTCTGGTTGATAGCCAGCTTCAGTTAATGTCTCAAAGCCTGCTTTAATTAAACTTGTGGCACCACCACAGAGAACGGCTTGCTCACCGAATAAATCGGTTTCCGTCTCTTCTTGGAAAGATGTTTCAAGAATGCCAGCACGTCCTGCACCTACTCCTTTAGCGTAAGCTAGAGCGATATCAGTGGCTTTACCTGAGTAATCTTGATAAATACCATACAATGCTGGCACTCCGGCGCCTTCTTCAAACGTACGGCGAACGAGATGACCAGGCCCTTTAGGAGCTACTAGGAAAACATCCACGTTTTCTGGAGGGACAATTTGGCTAAAGTGAATATTAAAACCGTGGGCGAATGCTAAAGCATTACCGTCTTCTAAATAAGGTTTAATATGTTCTTCGTAAATTTTTGGTTGATGCTCATCTGGAAGAAGTATCATGATAACATCTGCTTGTTTTGCTGCATTAGCGACTGTTTCTACTTGCACACCATCTTCCACAGCTTGGTCCCACGACTTTCCTTTTCTAAGTCCTACGACGACATCAAAGCCGCTTTCTTTAAGGTTAAGAGCATGAGCGTGCCCTTGAGAGCCGTAGCCGATGATGGCGATTTTTTTATTTTTCAATACCTCATCTTGAATGTTGTTGTTGTAAAGTACTTTAGTCATTGTTCAGTCATCCTTCCATTTGTCATTTTTGAAATTTTAGGCTTTAGCCGTAAAAGGCAGCGAGCCTGTTTCGCGTCTAACTGTCATACTTTTTAAATTATATTATTAAGCAAGGGAGAGTCCCTTACTTTAATAGTGAATAGGAGGTGAATTCTGTCACTTGGGGTTGGTGTCCCCGAGCAAATGCTGTTAGTCCTGTTCGGGCAATGTCTTTAATGCCATATGGGCGTAACAGTTCAATGAGTGCTTCAATTTTATCTGGCTTACCAGTCACTTGAATGGCTAAACTGTCTTTACTTACATCGATAATTGACGCCCTGAAAGGCTCTATAATGCCTTGAATTTCATTACGAAGCTGTGCATTACTCACGACTTTGATGAGTGCCAGCTCCCTTGCTACAATCGCCTTATCAGAAAGGTCGGTTACTTTCAAGACATCTATTTGTTTATGAAGTTGTTTCGTTAATTGCTCTAGTTTCTGATGATCGTCGACATGGACAACGAAGGTCATTTTCGAAATGCCTTCAGTTTCCGTTCGACCGACTGAAATACTCTCAATATTGAATTGGCGCTTCTGCATAAGGCCCGTGACGCGATTTAAAACACCGCTTCTGTTTTGAACGACAGCCGTTATGATACGTTTCATGGTTTCACTCCTATCATTTCATGGATACCTTTTCCTGGTGGGACCATAGGATAGACATTTTCTTGCTGTAAGACACGACAATCCATAAGTACTGGCCCGTTATAGTCCATAATTTCTTTAATGCTGTCGTTAAATTGCTTCTGTGTTTCAATTTTCATACCACGAATGTTATAACTTTCAGCGAGTTTCACAAAATCAGGTTGGACGCTGACAATGGACTCTGAATAGCGCTTATCATAAAAAGCTTCTTGCCATTGTCTTACCATACCTAATGCTCCATTATTCACGATAATAATTTTTACAGGAAGTCCTCGCTCTTGGAGGACAGAAAGCTCTTGTAATGTCATTTGAAACCCACCGTCCCCAACGACGGCTACAACTGGCTCTTCTGGTGCTGCTAGTTGAGCTCCGATGGCAGCTGGGAAGCCAAATCCCATCGTTCCTAGTCCACCTGATGTGACCCATTTATTTGGTTGAGCAAATGTGTAATATTGTGCTGTCCACATTTGATGCTGTCCCACATCCGTTGTAACAATAGCTTCTCCATTTGTGGCATCATGCAGTGATTTAATTAACCATTGTGGAATCATATCTTCAGTCGGATTATTATACCAAAGCGGAAAACTGACTTTGTTTTCTTTCAAATGTGTGATCCAATCACCATGATCAGGTTTGCTAGTCACTTGCTTCTTTAATTCTTCTAATGCGGCTCGAGAATCAGACACAATTGGTATATGAGTGGTTACATTTTTGCCAATTTCCGCAGGGTCAATATCAATGTGAGCCACTGTTGCATTTGTAGCAAAATGCTCAAGGTTCCCTGTCAGCCTATCGTCGAAGCGAGCGCCGATATTTATAAGTAGGTCACATTCCGAGATAGCCATATTTGACGTGTAAGTGCCATGCATACCTGCCATACCTAGGAATAACTCATGATTCCCTGGAAAAGCACCAAGCCCTAGTAAAGTAGATGTAACAGGGATTTCGTAGGCTTCGACAATGTCGATCAATAGGTCGGAAGCTTTACCGTGAATGACGCCAGCACCTGTTAGAATTAATGGTTTCTTTGATTTCTTCAACGCTTCAGTTAATTTTTTAATTTGTAGCGGGTTCGGCTTAATAGTCGGTTGGTACCCTGGCAAATGGAAGTCGGATTCATCTGTTTTTAAACAAGGGTTAGCCGAAATATCTTTCGGAATATCCACTACGACAGGTCCAGGACGTCCTGTGGAGGCGATATGAAAAGCCTCTTTAATGATCCGTGGAATGTCATAGCTGGACTGGACTTGATAGTTATGCTTTGTAATTGGCGTAGTAATCCCCATCACGTCGGCCTCTTGGAAAGCATCGGTTCCTGTAACTGATGTGGCAACTTGACCGGTAATGACCACGAGTGGCAACGAGTCCATCATGGCATCTGCAATGCCTGTGATAAGGTTAGTGGCTCCCGGACCCGATGTCGCTAAAACGACACCTGGTCGTCCTGATACTCTCGCGTATCCCTCTGCAGCATGAATGGCACCTTGTTCATGCCGTGTTAAAATGTGTTCAAAGTCACCATCTGAACGATATAAAGCATCATAAATTGGTAAGACTGCCCCTCCAGGGTATCCAAAAATCGTCTCTACCTTTTGTTCCATTAATGCCTCAACTAAAATATCCGCACCTGTTTTTACTGCCGCTTTCGGCTTAGTTTTAGGTTTAGTTTCCACGTTCACCTGTCATCCCTCCTGTAATAATCAATTGTGATTGTTAGTTTAATGAAGCGAAATCCATAGAAAAAGACCTTTTTCCCCCGTGAACTTTTTTCACACCATGACATATATGGCATGTAGAAGGTTCAACGGGGAGAAAAGGCCTTTCATTTTCTCGGTACCACCCGGTTTTTCAATATCTTCACAGATATTGACTCACGAAGCTGCTAAGAGCTGCTCCTTTTGATAACAGGTATGTTTAATACCTGGTTAAGCCTACTAGACATCGTCGTTCAACAAAACACTCAGGGGAGATGTCGGATTAAGCTGTATTTCCGGGCTTCCAGCAACCCCGGCTCTCTGTGAATACAGACCCTTAAACCTTTTTTCCCGTCATCGCTTTAACGGCTATTTAACTGTGAGTTATTCTTTCTCAACTGACGACCGCTTTCCCGCTTGGTGAGGAAGACTCATAACAGGCGACCCCATCAGTACGAACCACTTTTCTGAATTCATTGAGTAAATGATTCGTAATTTTTCCAGGCTTACCATCGTGAATTTGACGCCCATCCACTTCAACAACAGCAATCACTTCGACAGCTGTTCCTGTAAGAAATACTTCATCAGCCACATACACATCGTGTCTTGTGAATGGGGCTTCTTTCATATCATAGCCATGCTTATGAGCTAGGTCTATGATAGCGTTACGTGTAATTCCTTCCAATGCACCGAGATAGACTGGGGGTGTGTAAATGACATTATTTTTAACAATAAAAATATTATCAGCAGATCCTTCTGTTACGTAACCTTGATCATTTAACATCAGAGCTTCGTCAACCCCAGCTTGGTTTGCTTCAAGTTTAACGAGTATATTATTTAAATAGTTTAATGATTTAACTTGAGGGCTTAAGACGTCAGGTCTATTTCGCCTACTGGCAACAGAACCGATTCGTAACCCTTTCTGGTAAAGTTCTTTAGGAAAAAGAGCGAGTGCCTCAGCTATGACAATGACTTGAGGATTTGAGCAAAAGGTAGGGTCAAGCCCTAGGTTTCCCGGCCCCCGTGAGACAACAACTCGGATATAAGCAGTGTCTAGTTTATTCTTCCGGATTGTGTCCACAATAATTCGTGTTAATTCCTCCTTATCGTATGGGATGTTTAACATAATTGATTGTGCTGATTCATAGAGACGTTGGAGGTGCTCATTGAGCTTAAACACATTACCACTGTACACGCGAATTCCTTCAAAAACACCATCTCCGTATAAAAAACCATGGTCATAAACAGAAATGACAGCATCTTCTTTTTTAACGAATTCGTCTCCGAGAAAAATCCACTGGCTACTCATACCGATCCACTCCTTTCTTTAAAGTATAGACGCTTTAATGTGCTAAAAAAACTAAAATAGAATATGAACCTTACGACCATTTTGTTTAATGTAGTAGGTTAAAGAAGCAACCTCTCTAAATGAGCTAAAATGACCAAAGGTTTTGAATGACATTCAAGTTGTTATGATTGTGCTTTCTAAAATCAAAACGAGTAAATAAAAGATGATATTGACGCCAATATTACAGCCAAAAATGGGGTAGGTCAACAGTTATTTGTGAAAAATTCTAACATTTCAAAACAATCACGCATGTAGAAAGCGCTTTCCAACCAGTGGTTGTCACTAAATAATTAAATTTTCAGATAAATTGTAAATTTTTTTAAAGCGCTTTCATAAACGAGGTGTGTTAGGCTATTTCTCTAGGTTTCCCTTTACATGTCTCATCATTTTAGAAGTTTTTACATAAGTTGTATTAATTGACCGCTGAAGGAGGTGCACACACAAATGACGGATAATAAGCTATTAACAGATGCCATCAATGAAATAACAGATATTGCTAAAGGATTTGGACTTGATTTTTATCCGATGCGCTATGAAGTCTGCCCGGCTGATATTATTTACACGTTTGGGGCTTATGGAATGCCTACACGATTTAATCATTGGAGTTTCGGTAAACAGTTTCGTAAAACGAAATTACAATATGATTTAGGGTTGAGCAAAATATATGAGTTAGTGATTAATTCAGATCCTTGCTACGCGTTTTTACTTGATACGAACTCGCTTATTCAGAATAAGTTGATTATTGCTCACGTGCTGGCACATTGCGATTTTTTTAAGAATAATGCTCGTTTCGCCCATACAAGACGAGACATGGTTGAAAGTATGACAGCCACTGCGGAACGAATTCATCACTATGAAATGGTACACGGAAAAAAAGAAGTAGAAGTTTTTCTTGATGCAGTATTGGCTATACAAGAACATATTGATCCGAGTATTCAACGCTCAAAATTAAATTGGACGATGGAGGATGTCTGGGTAGATGTAGAAAAGGAGAATGATAAGGGAGTAGTTCCCCCTTATGATGATTTATGGCAGTTAGATAAAGACAAAAAGGGTGCTCAAACGGTAAAGAAATCTAAAAAGAAAAAGCAGTTTCCACCAGAACCAGAAAAGGATCTTCTATTATTTATTGAACATTATAGTAAAGAGCTTGAAGATTGGCAACGGGATATTTTAACGATGATGCGCGAGGAGATGCTTTACTTTTGGCCACAACTTGAAACGAAAATTATGAATGAAGGGTGGGCAACTTATTGGCACCAACGGATTTTAAGAGAAATGACATTGTCGACTGATGAGGTAGTGGAGTTTGCAAAGTTGAATGCTGGAGTAGTACAGCCGTCAACCACACAGATCAATCCTTACTACCTTGGTTTGAAGGTTTTTGAGGATATTGAGAAGCGTTATGATAACCCCACGGCACATATGATTGAAAAACAAAAAATTAAACGAGGAAGTGGCCGTGATAAGATTTTTGAAGTGAGAGAAA
The Salipaludibacillus sp. LMS25 DNA segment above includes these coding regions:
- a CDS encoding 2-isopropylmalate synthase, whose protein sequence is MAHVNIFDTTLRDGEQSPGVNLNQLEKLEIAKQLERLGIDVMEAGFPASSQGDFEGVRQIARQIKNVSVTGLARAKKSDIDTAWEALKEGADPRLHVFLATSPIHMTYKLKKTPEQVIQLAEDMVKYSRQNFPKVEWSAEDASRSDLDFLVKIIEKVIAAGASVINLPDTVGYTTPAEYGKMFKYIKENVRNIDNVTLSAHCHDDLGMAVANTIAAIENGATQVEGTINGIGERAGNAALEELAVALAIRKDFYPYTTNLVLKEIKRTSDLVSNLTGMAVPRNKAVVGQNAFAHESGIHQDGVLKNASTYEIITPELVGVPSNNLVMGKHSGKHAFSDKVKQLGYELSEDKLKEAFTAFKQLTDRKKEVTDDDLFTILTEVQTHSDDVKKYKLDAFQVQYGSSNLPTATVALIAPDGTKVETAATGQGSVEALYNTLDNIIEETIHLTDYHLSSIGRGRDALAQANVKMTVNGISVSGRGSSQDVLEASAKAFINAVNRAFYHRDPIKDKMVQAQPN
- the ilvC gene encoding ketol-acid reductoisomerase; amino-acid sequence: MTKVLYNNNIQDEVLKNKKIAIIGYGSQGHAHALNLKESGFDVVVGLRKGKSWDQAVEDGVQVETVANAAKQADVIMILLPDEHQPKIYEEHIKPYLEDGNALAFAHGFNIHFSQIVPPENVDVFLVAPKGPGHLVRRTFEEGAGVPALYGIYQDYSGKATDIALAYAKGVGAGRAGILETSFQEETETDLFGEQAVLCGGATSLIKAGFETLTEAGYQPEVAYFECLHELKLIVDLLYEGGLEGMRYSISDTAQWGDFVSGPRVVNEETKARMKDVLTDIQSGKFAKEWILENQANRPQFNAINARENEHQIEKVGRELRELMPFVKEKANKKKDVVSNGSR
- the ilvN gene encoding acetolactate synthase small subunit — encoded protein: MKRIITAVVQNRSGVLNRVTGLMQKRQFNIESISVGRTETEGISKMTFVVHVDDHQKLEQLTKQLHKQIDVLKVTDLSDKAIVARELALIKVVSNAQLRNEIQGIIEPFRASIIDVSKDSLAIQVTGKPDKIEALIELLRPYGIKDIARTGLTAFARGHQPQVTEFTSYSLLK
- the ilvB gene encoding acetolactate synthase large subunit — encoded protein: MNVETKPKTKPKAAVKTGADILVEALMEQKVETIFGYPGGAVLPIYDALYRSDGDFEHILTRHEQGAIHAAEGYARVSGRPGVVLATSGPGATNLITGIADAMMDSLPLVVITGQVATSVTGTDAFQEADVMGITTPITKHNYQVQSSYDIPRIIKEAFHIASTGRPGPVVVDIPKDISANPCLKTDESDFHLPGYQPTIKPNPLQIKKLTEALKKSKKPLILTGAGVIHGKASDLLIDIVEAYEIPVTSTLLGLGAFPGNHELFLGMAGMHGTYTSNMAISECDLLINIGARFDDRLTGNLEHFATNATVAHIDIDPAEIGKNVTTHIPIVSDSRAALEELKKQVTSKPDHGDWITHLKENKVSFPLWYNNPTEDMIPQWLIKSLHDATNGEAIVTTDVGQHQMWTAQYYTFAQPNKWVTSGGLGTMGFGFPAAIGAQLAAPEEPVVAVVGDGGFQMTLQELSVLQERGLPVKIIIVNNGALGMVRQWQEAFYDKRYSESIVSVQPDFVKLAESYNIRGMKIETQKQFNDSIKEIMDYNGPVLMDCRVLQQENVYPMVPPGKGIHEMIGVKP
- the ilvE gene encoding branched-chain-amino-acid transaminase — its product is MSSQWIFLGDEFVKKEDAVISVYDHGFLYGDGVFEGIRVYSGNVFKLNEHLQRLYESAQSIMLNIPYDKEELTRIIVDTIRKNKLDTAYIRVVVSRGPGNLGLDPTFCSNPQVIVIAEALALFPKELYQKGLRIGSVASRRNRPDVLSPQVKSLNYLNNILVKLEANQAGVDEALMLNDQGYVTEGSADNIFIVKNNVIYTPPVYLGALEGITRNAIIDLAHKHGYDMKEAPFTRHDVYVADEVFLTGTAVEVIAVVEVDGRQIHDGKPGKITNHLLNEFRKVVRTDGVACYESSSPSGKAVVS
- a CDS encoding SpoVR family protein, with the protein product MTDNKLLTDAINEITDIAKGFGLDFYPMRYEVCPADIIYTFGAYGMPTRFNHWSFGKQFRKTKLQYDLGLSKIYELVINSDPCYAFLLDTNSLIQNKLIIAHVLAHCDFFKNNARFAHTRRDMVESMTATAERIHHYEMVHGKKEVEVFLDAVLAIQEHIDPSIQRSKLNWTMEDVWVDVEKENDKGVVPPYDDLWQLDKDKKGAQTVKKSKKKKQFPPEPEKDLLLFIEHYSKELEDWQRDILTMMREEMLYFWPQLETKIMNEGWATYWHQRILREMTLSTDEVVEFAKLNAGVVQPSTTQINPYYLGLKVFEDIEKRYDNPTAHMIEKQKIKRGSGRDKIFEVREIESDISFIRNYLTKELVAEEDMYLFQKDGREYKIIDKEWEHVRDQLISSRINGGFPFINVINGDYLKAGELYLSHEYEGVELDTIYLEKTLPYIYQLWGRPVHLETVLADRPIVFCCDGKKINKRYVT